AAATCCAAATTGGTTTGCAGTGGCTTGCCGATCGTTTCGAAACACGTGAACGTCCGCTTTATCGTTGCCCCTTTCATATTCAGCAGAAGTTCCTCCGATAGTAGGATACGACAGCACTTTTCAGACTTTGATTCTGATCTTGTGGCCAGATTCCGTGCGTGGGAGAAATCCCGAGATCCGCGTCCACACTACCACATAACGCGAGTTCCGGTGGACATTCAGCTGAGCGCCAGTAAGGGTTCCATGCTCATGCGAGATCTCCTGGCTTTGTCCTCTTCGTATTGCCTCATCTTTATCAGTTTCCTCTTGCCTTTGCTCTCCTTTTTCCTCGGTACTTCTGTCGTGGTGATGGCCTCTGAGTTCGTTTGTCCCTCCTCTTCTAGCATCTTCAGCGTTTCGATGATGTTCCTCGGCTCTGTTATGCGACCGGTCGCGCTGCCATTGTGATTGGCGTACACAACCGACAGATGAGAGAAACTGGACTTGGGTGGTGCGGTAATGTCAGCGAAATCTCTGAAGTTCGCGAAAAAGTCACCGCCACGAATTGGTTGAGGTTTTGGATTTCTGTAGTAGTTTGCACGGCCACGGTAATAAGGATTGTAGGAAGCATCGTCCGCTGAATACTCGtcgttttctttctcttccgggTAGTAAGTGCCACCTCGGATGACTCCGAAGTTGCCAGAGCCTAAGAGAGGGTGGCCGACGTCTTTTGCTGTTGTTGCAGTGGCTTGGTAACCACTACGGTCGCGTTGGAAGTATCCTAGGAACCTATTAGGTCTGTATCGTTGATCTGTGAAAGAAAGTCTGTGATTTGCGAAGAGTTCAGCAAACGAGGGGAAGAAATTTTGACTATCTGTTTCCAGACTTTTGTTCTCAAAATCTGATGCTTCAGTTTGAGTCGTCTCGTCGGTATTTTCTGCTTTCTGGTCACTGGAAGTGGTTTTCACGGTAGTAGGACCTGCCGTTTCGTCTTTATCTTCTGTCATGTCTGCAGGTGTTTCGCTCGTTGCTTTCTCCAGACTTTctacttctttctcttctttttcatctttttcttccttttcttcttctttactttCGGGGTCAGCGCCTGTAGCATCCGGCTCCATATATATGTCCGAATCGTCACCGTCATCGTATTCTTCATCTACGTTAGATGCAGACGCCACTGAGTCCTAGAACACACAGAAGATGTCCTTGTAACAACTTCAAATTTGAGTTtctttgtaaacaatttttgcttttattataaacagatcttataatatttgtaagtcATTCATGTGTATAAttagt
The window above is part of the Nomia melanderi isolate GNS246 chromosome 2, iyNomMela1, whole genome shotgun sequence genome. Proteins encoded here:
- the LOC116430751 gene encoding uncharacterized protein LOC116430751 isoform X2, whose translation is MKMAVLRTLMIMSLIGTEVLGYPPQERLMPDGAPVPVDAVEHEDSVASASNVDEEYDDGDDSDIYMEPDATGADPESKEEEKEEKDEKEEKEVESLEKATSETPADMTEDKDETAGPTTVKTTSSDQKAENTDETTQTEASDFENKNQRYRPNRFLGYFQRDRSGYQATATTAKDVGHPLLGSGNFGVIRGGTYYPEEKENDEYSADDASYNPYYRGRANYYRNPKPQPIRGGDFFANFRDFADITAPPKSSFSHLSVVYANHNGSATGRITEPRNIIETLKMLEEEGQTNSEAITTTEVPRKKESKGKRKLIKMRQYEEDKARRSRMSMEPLLALS
- the LOC116430751 gene encoding uncharacterized protein LOC116430751 isoform X1, producing MKMAVLRTLMIMSLIGTEVLGYPPQERLMPDGAPVPVDAVEHEDSVASASNVDEEYDDGDDSDIYMEPDATGADPESKEEEKEEKDEKEEKEVESLEKATSETPADMTEDKDETAGPTTVKTTSSDQKAENTDETTQTEASDFENKSLETDSQNFFPSFAELFANHRLSFTDQRYRPNRFLGYFQRDRSGYQATATTAKDVGHPLLGSGNFGVIRGGTYYPEEKENDEYSADDASYNPYYRGRANYYRNPKPQPIRGGDFFANFRDFADITAPPKSSFSHLSVVYANHNGSATGRITEPRNIIETLKMLEEEGQTNSEAITTTEVPRKKESKGKRKLIKMRQYEEDKARRSRMSMEPLLALS
- the LOC116430751 gene encoding uncharacterized protein LOC116430751 isoform X3; the protein is MEPDATGADPESKEEEKEEKDEKEEKEVESLEKATSETPADMTEDKDETAGPTTVKTTSSDQKAENTDETTQTEASDFENKSLETDSQNFFPSFAELFANHRLSFTDQRYRPNRFLGYFQRDRSGYQATATTAKDVGHPLLGSGNFGVIRGGTYYPEEKENDEYSADDASYNPYYRGRANYYRNPKPQPIRGGDFFANFRDFADITAPPKSSFSHLSVVYANHNGSATGRITEPRNIIETLKMLEEEGQTNSEAITTTEVPRKKESKGKRKLIKMRQYEEDKARRSRMSMEPLLALS